In one window of Deltaproteobacteria bacterium CG2_30_66_27 DNA:
- a CDS encoding molecular chaperone DnaJ, with translation MASKRDYYEVLGVSRESGPDDLKKAFRQLALQYHPDRNPEDKASEERFKEINEAYSVLSDPVKREQYDRFGPAGPAGQGFGGFGDFSGFGVEDIINDFFGGMFGGGGGGGRSRRGADLRYNLTVTFDEAVFGAEKEIVVPRTGACRDCSGTGARKGTRPERCGACNGQGQVTMRQGFFAIRRTCGRCGGTGQVVKDPCGSCAGTGHVRENRTLKVKIPPGVDSGTRLKLRGEGEAGPSGGAGGDLYVVLTVKEHPFFVREGAELFCEVPISFPQAALGATIEVPTLSGKKNLTIPPGTPSGHDFVMRGEGVAALNSGRRGNLVIRVLIEVPRRLTKRQKEILAEYQELSDESPGPITRSFFEKVKEIFG, from the coding sequence GTGGCGTCGAAGCGCGACTATTACGAGGTCCTGGGCGTCTCCCGGGAAAGCGGCCCCGACGACCTCAAGAAGGCGTTCCGCCAGCTCGCCCTCCAGTATCACCCGGACCGCAACCCGGAGGACAAGGCCTCGGAAGAGCGGTTCAAGGAGATCAACGAGGCGTACTCCGTCCTCTCCGACCCGGTAAAGCGGGAGCAGTACGACCGCTTCGGACCTGCGGGGCCCGCTGGGCAGGGGTTCGGCGGCTTCGGCGATTTTTCGGGGTTCGGCGTCGAGGACATCATCAACGACTTCTTCGGCGGAATGTTCGGGGGCGGCGGCGGAGGCGGCCGCTCCCGCCGCGGTGCGGATCTCCGGTACAACCTGACGGTCACCTTCGATGAAGCGGTCTTCGGCGCCGAGAAGGAGATCGTTGTCCCACGGACGGGGGCGTGCCGCGACTGCTCGGGAACGGGAGCGCGGAAGGGGACCCGGCCGGAGCGATGCGGCGCCTGCAACGGGCAGGGCCAGGTCACGATGCGGCAGGGATTCTTCGCGATCCGCCGCACGTGCGGCCGCTGCGGGGGGACGGGCCAGGTCGTCAAGGACCCGTGCGGAAGCTGCGCCGGCACCGGGCACGTCCGGGAAAACCGCACGCTCAAGGTGAAGATCCCCCCCGGCGTCGATAGCGGAACGCGCCTCAAGCTGCGCGGCGAGGGGGAGGCCGGCCCCTCGGGCGGGGCCGGCGGCGACCTGTACGTGGTGCTCACCGTCAAGGAGCACCCATTCTTCGTCCGGGAAGGGGCGGAACTTTTCTGCGAGGTGCCGATCAGCTTTCCGCAGGCGGCGCTGGGCGCGACGATCGAGGTGCCCACCCTTTCCGGGAAGAAAAATCTCACCATCCCCCCCGGCACGCCGTCCGGCCATGATTTCGTGATGCGGGGGGAGGGGGTGGCCGCGCTCAACTCCGGCCGGCGGGGGAACCTCGTGATCCGCGTGCTGATCGAGGTGCCAAGGAGACTCACGAAGCGACAGAAGGAGATCCTCGCGGAGTACCAGGAGCTGTCCGATGAGTCCCCGGGTCCCATCACCCGAAGTTTCTTCGAGAAGGTGAAGGAGATCTTCGGTTGA
- a CDS encoding UTP--glucose-1-phosphate uridylyltransferase: MIRKAVFPAAGFGTRFLPATKASPKEMLPLVDKPLIQHGVEEAKAAGIRDMIIVTGRGKNAIEDHFDVSFELEAMLRKKGDGALLSSVRRVTDGADFFYVRQNLPLGLGHAVLRSMDLVGQEPFAVVLSDDVIDAGVPVLKQMIGAYEKYSAGVVLAIQRVPKEAVSRYGIIRGKRIADGVYDVEDMVEKPKPAEAPSDLAIIGRYILPPTIFPALLATKPGAGGEIQLTDAIRSLIGTERVIGFEFEGVRYDAGTKLGFQMANVAFALKDPELGPGLRAFLKKKKKEKST; encoded by the coding sequence ATGATCCGAAAGGCGGTGTTCCCCGCGGCGGGGTTCGGGACGCGGTTTCTGCCGGCGACGAAGGCCTCTCCGAAGGAGATGCTCCCCCTGGTGGACAAGCCGCTGATCCAGCACGGGGTCGAGGAGGCGAAGGCCGCAGGAATCCGGGACATGATCATCGTGACCGGCCGGGGGAAGAACGCCATCGAGGACCACTTCGACGTCTCCTTCGAGCTGGAGGCGATGCTGAGGAAGAAGGGGGACGGCGCCCTCCTCTCCTCCGTCCGCCGCGTCACCGACGGGGCCGATTTCTTCTACGTCCGCCAGAACCTTCCGCTGGGGCTGGGCCACGCGGTGCTCCGGTCGATGGACCTGGTCGGGCAGGAGCCGTTCGCCGTCGTCCTCTCGGACGACGTGATCGACGCCGGGGTCCCCGTGCTGAAGCAGATGATCGGTGCGTACGAGAAGTACAGCGCCGGCGTGGTCCTCGCGATCCAGCGCGTCCCGAAGGAGGCGGTCTCCCGGTACGGGATCATCCGGGGGAAGCGGATCGCGGACGGGGTGTACGATGTGGAGGACATGGTCGAGAAGCCGAAACCCGCCGAAGCGCCGTCGGACCTGGCGATCATCGGCCGATACATCCTCCCCCCGACGATCTTTCCTGCGCTCCTGGCGACGAAGCCCGGGGCGGGGGGCGAGATCCAGCTGACCGACGCCATCCGGTCCCTCATCGGGACGGAGCGGGTCATCGGGTTCGAATTCGAGGGGGTTCGGTACGACGCGGGGACGAAGCTCGGCTTCCAGATGGCGAACGTCGCCTTCGCGCTGAAGGATCCGGAACTCGGCCCGGGGTTGCGGGCGTTTCTGAAGAAGAAGAAGAAGGAGAAATCGACGTGA